The Mytilus trossulus isolate FHL-02 chromosome 13, PNRI_Mtr1.1.1.hap1, whole genome shotgun sequence genome has a segment encoding these proteins:
- the LOC134694159 gene encoding laminin subunit beta-1-like — MKEVHTTEKQVYYMRDNSDGNGHSDQYQDFIQRELNELHGIQEAEKQILLDLKEKSMFEKSHNLDAELAAIQTLKRELEAGIQRNNKLQQQLEQQKSRSPRKGSKDSSQDDHFDMERRFSDQSSDTANTSDSRWSSDTTPRNQDIEVPQHSYSWPLENKSQKRNSKILQIQKPAPMRTNSSDRNSQDILKSLLMEARGRFQALEGKLKATEGTVRLARGRLQALKGTLEATEGTVRLQTKKMKYYRNLLEENGLVFKSPLGSRSNSESNIVMALGGRNLCKNNRTLSYDNIPELLVDSQTESSESDFSEKYKSYGNTNNVSELKDQVRQLKIAMDKYKAVIKSHMSQMPKLWEDINVDVIRSQTVDQTGPCANHRPADEKKTTVLQPGSRYSVVSPAACLEPEREYKIRIKFNSYKTNQATPDATTLIDSIVLTPNIDSIPIFHGIGYPEYMKNEFIRYRCRESQLSVYQPELQDFCRQLTFSISSIIHQKALGSRYSVVSPAACLEPEREYKIRIKFNSYKTNQATPDATTLIDSIVLTPNIDSIPIFHGIGYPEYMKNEFIRYRCRESQLSVYQPELQDFCRQLTFSISSIIHQKALECQCDPMGSLLSSECEYAGGQCRCKLNVVGHRCNKCAPGTYYFGPDGCKPCNCHEYGAVDTFCDARTGQCNCISYVGNKICDQCQAGYWGFPRCTPGKCNGNADTCDDLTGRCDNCNDFTAGDQCDKCLDGYYGDPRINYRIPCIPCLCPGGPTSDVQHADSCYEDPRQQSVVCNYYPGFKGPNSDTCTDNFFGNPKDVNGTCEPCICNNNIDPNIGGSCDTSSGECLKCMFNTEGFNCEQCSPGYYGDATTQNCKQCICDPYGTDPTGGDCDRVTGQCPCLPNVIGQQCGSCAAGFWNITSQMGCSSCGCDMPGSTREECNQFDGQFNCVHGRGGRDCASCEDNYLGDPTVQCYPCDCNYQGSAQTRCDRRSGQCVCLTGISGYKCDRCDRGTIGVLPNCKPCGDCFNNWDRVIRDLSAQTTDLIKSAVDIKATGVESAFNKEFQQMEENLDEIRQIVRNANISSEDIRNLDSLLKSLRQLLSDEFRRLNNTESQFNARMDDIRKGNNDILSLKQRVEELKKKADDLRRNATDIQARDVEGAFNITKEAQQKSRMAQSKVDGTQGMLNESMKTRAEVEKMLEEKRNAFNQKIQENEAELNEMDDKVSSLGSRIADLNEMVCDGRGDPCDSVCGGGGCGKCGGISCDGGALTKADNAIDRANQAKLLLDIKEVDANTMLTEIQQAQQEAEEAKDQAQMAYNKAMKAKNQTERAKLMLQNVLSDVQDFLGLGRATPDDVKEITEEVLGMSISLTPDQIIELAQKINETIWGLQNIDSILNATRDDLDKAQKLKERAENAKGDANTILGKAQDVLDNLKGAVSAQELATVAINKADADITNAEADLTQWRELEAELEDQRANALNSRKKLENDIKDLRQQAELAVFVKEDAVIQLKHVQAQMNDNQTELDEKQASMKDIERKLENYKGDVLKLQEVLAASDRQRRNAEAERDELYIFTLFTSLSFGGVILACLNEKQCKIL; from the exons ATGAAAGAAGTACACACAACAGAAAAACAAGTGTACTACATGAGAGACAACTCTGATGGAAATGGACATTCTGACCAG TACCAGGACTTCATACAAAGAGAATTGAATGAGTTGCACGGGATTCAGGAAGCTGAGAAACAAATTCTGTTGGATCTAAAGGAAAAATCAATGTT tGAGAAATCACACAATCTAGATGCTGAATTAGCTGCAATACAGACACTGAAAAGAGAATTAGAAGCTGGAATTCAGAGGAATAATAAACTACAGCAGCAATTGGAACAACAGAAATCCAGGTCACCCAGGAAAG GATCCAAGGATAGTTCACAGGATGACCATTTTGACATGGAAAGAAGATTCAGTGACCAGTCCAGTGATACTGCTAATACTTCTGACTCCAGATGGTCAAGTGACACCACTCCACGTAATCAAGATATTGAAGTTCCACAACATTCCTACTCTTGGCCATTGGAAAACAAAAGTCAGAAGAGGAATTCTAAAATTCTGCAAATACAAAAGCCTGCACCAATGAGAACTAACTCTTCTGATAGAAATAGTCAAGATATTCTCAAAAGTCTTTTGATGGAAGCTAGAGGCAGATTTCAAGCCCTAGAGGGCAAACTAAAAGCTACTGAGGGCACTGTTAGACTAGCTAGAGGCAGATTGCAAGCCCTAAAGGGCACACTAGAAGCTACTGAGGGCACTGTTAGACTTCAGAccaaaaagatgaaatattatCGTAACTTATTAGAAGAAAATGGACTAGTATTTAAGAGTCCTCTAGGAAGTCGCTCAAACAGTGAATCAAACATTGTCATGGCTCTTGGAGGTAGAAACTTGTGTAAGAATAACCGGACTCTTTCTTATGATAACATTCCTGAATTACTGGTGGACTCACAGACAGAATCTTCAGAGTCTGATTTCtcagaaaaatacaaaagttaCGGAAATACAAATAATGTTTCTGAGTTGAAGGACCAGGTCAGACAATTGAAGATAGCCATGGATAAATATAAAGCTGTAATAAAATCACATATGTCACAG ATGCCAAAATTGTGGGAAGACATTAACGTTGATGTTATTCGCTCACAGACAGTTGACCAGACGGGACCATGTGCCAATCACAGACctgcagatgaaaaaaaaactacagtGTTACAACCTG GTAGTAGATACTCAGTGGTCAGTCCAGCAGCTTGCCTAGAACCAGAGAGAGAATATAAGATAAGAATTAAATTCAATAGTTACAAAACTAACCAGGCTACACCTGATGCAACTACACTGATCGATTCT ATTGTTTTGACTCCAAACATAGATAGTATTCCAATATTTCATGGTATTGGTTATCCAGAATACatgaaaaatgaatttattcGTTACCGATGTCGTGAATCTCAATTGTCAGTCTACCAGCCAGAACTCCAGGACTTCTGTAGACAGCTCACTTTCAGTATTTCTTCTATTATTCACCAGAAAGCTCTTG GTAGTAGATACTCAGTGGTCAGTCCAGCAGCTTGCCTAGAACCAGAGAGAGAATATAAGATAAGAATTAAATTCAATAGTTACAAAACTAACCAGGCTACACCTGATGCAACTACACTGATCGATTCT ATTGTTTTGACTCCAAACATAGATAGTATTCCAATATTTCATGGTATTGGTTATCCAGAATACatgaaaaatgaatttattcGTTACCGATGTCGTGAATCTCAATTGTCAGTCTACCAGCCAGAACTCCAGGACTTCTGTAGACAGCTTACTTTCAGTATTTCTTCCATTATTCACCAGAAAGCTCTTG AGTGTCAATGTGATCCAATGGGATCTTTATTAAGTAGTGAATGTGAATATGCTGGTGGTCAGTGTAGATGTAAACTTAATGTTGTTGGTCACAGATGTAACAAGTGTGCTCCTGGTACATATTATTTTGGACCAGATGGATGCAAAC cTTGCAACTGTCATGAATATGGTGCTGTAGATACATTCTGTGATGCCAGGACTGGACAGTGTAATTGTATAAGTTATGTTGGAAACAAGATATGTGACCAATGTCAGGCTGGATATTGGGGATTCCCTCGCTGTACACCAGGCAAATGTAATGGGAATGCAGATACGTGTGATGATTTAACTGGCCGATGTGATAATTGTAATGACTTCACTGCTGGTGACCAGTGTGATAA GTGTTTGGATGGATACTATGGTGATCCTCGTATAAATTACCGCATACCCTGCATACCTTGTTTATGTCCTGGAGGACCAACTAGTGATGTACAGCATGCTGATTCCTGTTATGAAGATCCAAGACAGCAGTCAGTAGTCTGTAACTATTATCCAGGTTTCAAAG gaCCAAACAGTGATACTTGTACAGACAACTTCTTTGGAAATCCAAAGGATGTGAATGGTACATGTGAACCGTGTATCTGTAATAATAATATAGATCCAAACATTGGTGGAAGTTGTGACACCTCATCAGGGGAATGTCTCAAGTGCATGTTTAATACTGAAGGATTCAACTGTGAGCAGTGTAGTCCTGGTTACTATGGTGATGCAACAACCCAGAATTGTAAAC aatGTATTTGTGATCCCTATGGAACAGACCCAACTGGTGGAGACTGTGATAGAGTCACAGGACAATGTCCCTGTCTTCCAAATGTTATTGGACAACAATGTGGCTCCTGTGCTGCTGGTTTCTGGAATATAACAAGTCAAATGGGTTGCTCTTCATGTGGCTGTGATATGCCTGGATCTACTAGAGAAGAATGCAATCag TTTGATGGTCAATTTAATTGTGTACATGGAAGAGGAGGAAGAGATTGTGCCTCTTGTGAAGATAATTACTTGGGAGATCCTACTGTGCAGTGTTATC catGTGACTGTAACTACCAAGGCTCTGCTCAGACTCGGTGTGACAGGAGGTCAGGTCAATGTGTATGTCTGACAGGAATCAGTGGTTACAAATGTGATCGTTGTGATAGAGGCACCATAGGAGTACTCCCCAACTGTAAGCCTTGTGGAGATTGTTTCAACAACTGGGACAGAGTGATCAGAGACTTGTCGG CCCAAACAACAGActtgatcaaaagtgcagtagACATTAAAGCAACAGGTGTAGAAAGTGCCTTTAATAAAGAATTTCAGCAAATGGAGGAAAATTTGGATGAAATAAGACAGATTGTTAGAAATGCCAACATTTCTTCAGAAGATATCAGAAATTTAGATAGTCTGCTAAAATCTCTCAG GCAGCTTTTATCAGATGAGTTTAGAAGATTGAATAATACAGAAAGTCAGTTCAATGCAAGAATGGATGATATAAGAAAAggaaataatgatattttatcaCTCAAACAAAGAGTggaggaattaaaaaaaaaggctgaTGATTTGAGAAGAAATGCAACAGACATTCAGGCCAGAGATGTAGAAG GTGCCTTCAACATAACAAAGGAGGCACAGCAAAAGTCGAGAATGGCCCAATCTAAAGTTGATGGAACCCAGGGAATGCTGAATGAGTCTATGAAAACAAGAGCTGAAGTGGAAAAAATGCTGGAAGAAAAACGTAATGCATTTAATCAGAAAATACAGGAAAACGAAGCTGAATTAAATGAAATGGATGACAAAGTTTCAAGTCTTGGTAGTAGAATAGCTGATCTAAATGAAATG GTTTGTGATGGAAGAGGAGATCCTTGTGATAGTGTCTGTGGAGGTGGGGGATGTGGCAAGTGTGGAGGAATCAGTTGTGATGGAGGGGCTCTTACCAAAGCTGACAATGCCATTGATCGGGCCAACCAAGCTAAACTGTTATTAGACATTAAAGAAGTAGATGCCAATACAATGCTTACAGAG ATACAGCAAGCACAACAAGAAGCAGAAGAAGCTAAAGATCAAGCCCAGATGGCTTACAATAAAGCTATGAAAGCTAAAAATCAAACTGAAAGAGCTAAACTCATGTTGCAGAATGTTCTTTCTGATGTACAAGACTTCTTGGGATTAGGTAGAGCAACACCAGATGATGTTAAAGAG ataacTGAAGAGGTACTTGGTATGAGTATATCACTGACTCCAGACCAAATCATTGAGTTGGcacagaaaataaatgaaaccatTTGGGGTTTACAGAATATTGATTCCATTCTCAATGCCACAAGAGATGATTTAGATAAAGCACAGAAGCTGAAGGAGAGGGCAGAAAATGCAAA GGGTGATGCAAATACTATCCTAGGAAAAGCCCAGGATGTTCTTGACAACTTGAAGGGAGCTGTATCTGCCCAGGAGTTAGCTACAGTTGCCATTAATAAGGCTGACGCAGACATAACCAATGCTGAAGCAGACCTCACACAG TGGAGAGAGTTGGAGGCTGAATTAGAAGATCAGAGAGCTAATGCTCTCAACAGCAGaaagaaattagaaaatgaCATTAAGGATCTTCGACAACAAGCAGAGCTAGCTGTTTTTGTAAAGGAAGATGCTGTAATTCAGCTTAAACATGTACAGGCTCAGATGAATGACAATCAAACAGAACTTGATGAAAAGCAAGCCTCCATGAAGGATATAGAAAGAAAACTTGAGAATTATAAAGGTGATGTACTGAAATTACAAGAAGTTTTGGCTGCTTCTGACAGACAGAGAAGAAATGCTGAAGCTGAAAGAGATGagctatatatatttacactgTTTACAAGTTTGAGTTTTGGTGGGGTTATTTTAGCATgcttaaatgaaaaacaatgcaaaatttTGTAG